The Abditibacteriota bacterium DNA window TTGAGCGGTGACAGCCGCCCTTCCGCCGGATGCTCCCGGCAGGAGGGCGGCTGCTTGTTATTGATTCCTGCCGCCCTCAAAGGCCGCGATCAGCTCCGCCGCGGCCCGGGTCATATCTTCGGCGCACACCACCGCCGATACCACGCAGGCCATTTCGGCTGCCGGTTGTTTCCTGAATTTTGTGTAAACTCTTTCTGCAAGAGTATTACAACTTTATTATATCACAAATAGGTCTCCTTTTATCAGCTGATTATAGTTGCATCAAGTTTTTTTCATGGCAAGCCTCCTTCAGGGGTAGGGTATTGTCTCTCGAACATTTCGTTCAATTCGCTTCTGCACATCAGAAAGCCGGGCTGTATTCTCTCAGAGAATTTCTTGTTAAGGTTTATCGCAAAGCCGAAGACAAACCTTTCAAGGGAATCCTCGCTCGGAAATTGATCTTTTTTCTTGGTTTTCCGTTTTAATTGCCGGTGTATGTTTTCCACTACATTAGTAGAGTATATACAGCGCCTTATGGGCTCCGGAAAAGCATACAGGCTAAAAAGATCGTCTCTGTTCTCAAACAGTGTAACGAGTTTCCTGTAGGACTTCCCGTACTTCTCTATTACAGCGTTAAGGGCATCCTCCGCAGACAAGGCATCTGTCTGGCGATATGCCTTTTTCAGC harbors:
- a CDS encoding transposase, with product LKGLGDACKKVYPEAKFQRCWVHLMRNAEYLVRKSDRAAVLDMLKKAYRQTDALSAEDALNAVIEKYGKSYRKLVTLFENRDDLFSLYAFPEPIRRCIYSTNVVENIHRQLKRKTKKKDQFPSEDSLERFVFGFAINLNKKFSERIQPGFLMCRSELNEMFERQYPTPEGGLP